Proteins co-encoded in one Xiphophorus couchianus chromosome 3, X_couchianus-1.0, whole genome shotgun sequence genomic window:
- the gnl1 gene encoding guanine nucleotide-binding protein-like 1 has product MPRKKPFSNKQKKKQLQVKRERKRGDTGSGPSSRNASVERGGERQSDTSDSETTDIRRINQQPFGRDGRYDPNRFRLHFEKESREEVERRKKLAMETVLKPVSDKELEVSKDEIYPSEKGLGFPRRPCWTYEMTRESLLRKEEKSYRDYLEDLHSRNPPGSLSHFEHNLETWRQLWRVLEMSDIILLIVDIRHPVLQFPPDLYRYITVDLHKQVILVLNKTDLCPPPLVIAWKHYMASQFPHLEIVCFTSHPGQSYNTVLQKKRMRKKADWSRAGGLIDIFKACQEITAGKVDLSSWEHKIQRDAAAERLDGEPQDEGAESVLVEHQSDSALEMSNQELYKDGVLTLGCIGFPNVGKSSVINSLVGRKVVSVSRTPGHTKYFQTYYLTPTVKLCDCPGLVFPSRVNKQLQILAGIYPVAQLQEPYTSVGYLCERTPYLSVLKLKHPSLQEKESQQSVEEPSWTAWDVCEAWAERRGYKTAKAARNDVYRAANSLLRLAIDGRLCLCLRPPGYSCLKEHWENHPDLPEIMALQGRGAEEEGSAEREDEEDGESSSEPEEERDRDADDDEDGDDEDEGFGHRGWSDDKPSSGFTVNMYNVLRENDCE; this is encoded by the exons ATGCCTCGGAAAAAGCCATTCAGCaacaagcagaagaagaaacagctgCAAGTCAAACGCGAGAGAAAGAGag GTGACACAGGTTCTGGTCCGAGCAGCCGCAATGCGAGCGTGGAGCGAGGAGGAGAGCGTCAGTCTGACACTTCTGACAGTGAGACCACTGACATCAGAAGAATAAACCAGCAGCCCTTTGGGAGAGATGGCAGATATGATCCAAACAG gtttcgACTTCActttgagaaagagagcagagaggaggtggaaagGAGGAAGAAGCTGGCCATGGAGACGGTGCTGAAGCCGGTGTCAGATAAAGAACTAGAAGTCAGCAAAGATGAAATCTACCCTTCAGAGAAAG GACTCGGCTTCCCGCGTCGGCCGTGTTGGACTTATGAGATGACGCGGGAGAGCCTGCTGAGGAAGGAGGAGAAGTCCTACAGAGACTACCTGGAAGATCTGCACTCCAGAAACCCACCCGGCTCCCTCAGCCACTTTGAGCACAACCTGGAG ACTTGGAGACAGCTGTGGAGAGTATTGGAAATGTCTGATATCATCCTTCTTATTGTTGATATTCGACACCCG GTGCTGCAGTTTCCTCCAGATCTGTACCGTTACATCACAGTGGATCTCCACAAGCAGGTGATCCTGGTGTTGAACAAAACAGACCTGTGTCCTCCGCCACTGGTGATCGCCTGGAAACACTACATGGCCTCCCAGTTTCCCCACCTGGAGATAGTCTGCTTCACGTCCCATCCTGGACAATCCTACAACACAG TGTTGCAGAAGAAGAGGATGAGAAAAAAGGCTGACTGGAGTCGGGCCGGAGGTCTTATCGATATCTTTAAGGCTTGCCAAGAGATCACAGCCGGAAAAG TTGACCTGTCCAGCTGGGAGCACAAGATCCAGAGAGACGCTGCTGCAGAGCGGCTGGACGGAGAGCCGCAGGACGAAGGAGCTGAATCGGTTCTGGTGGAGCATCAAAGTGACAGCGCTCTGGAGATGAGCAACCAGGAGCTCTACAAAGACGGAGTCCTCACTCTGGGCTGCATAG GTTTTCCTAATGTTGGTAAATCCTCTGTAATAAACAGTCTAGTGGGGAGGAAAGTAGTGAGCGTCTCTCGAACGCCGGGTCACACCAAGTACTTCCAGACCTACTACCTCACCCCGACGGTCAAACTCTGCGACTGCCCCGGCCTCGTCTTCCCCTCCCGCGTCAACAAGCAGCTACAG ATTCTAGCGGGCATTTACCCGGTAGCCCAGCTGCAAGAGCCGTACACATCAGTCGGTTACCTGTGCGAGAGAACGCCTTACCTTTCTGTGCTGAAGCTCAAACATCCCAGTTTGCAAGAGAAAGAATCCCAGCAGAGCGTGGAGGAGCCCAGTTGGACCGCCTGGGATGTGTGTGAAG CTTGGGCAGAAAGGAGAGGCTATAAGACGGCGAAAGCGGCACGCAACGATGTTTATCGTGCAGCCAACAGTCTGCTGAGGCTGGCGATTGATGGCAgactctgtctctgtctcagaCCGCCTGGCTACAGCTGCCTCAAAG AGCACTGGGAAAATCATCCAGACCTGCCTGAGATTATGGCTCTTCAGGggagaggagcagaggaggagggaagTGCAGAGCGAGAAGACGAGGAGGACGGAGAATCCAGCTCCGAGCCTGAGGAGGAGAGAGACAGGGATGCTGACGACGACGAGGAtggtgatgatgaagatgagggGTTTGGACATCGGGGGTGGAGTGACGACAAGCCGTCATCAGGCTTCACTGTCAACATGTACAACGTTCTGCGGGAAAATGACTGTGAGTGA